DNA from Mesorhizobium sp. DCY119:
GGCGGCAAGGCGATGCGCCGGGGTGATGTGCGCACGCACGGCGGCAATCGCAGCCGACAGAACCGCGATATCGTCGGTGAAGCCGAGGCCGAAGATGATGTCGGGAATGGCGTCGGTCGGCAGCACGAAATAGGCGAGAGCGCCGAGCAATATGCCCTTGGCGCGCAGCGGCGTCTTGCTGTCGAGCGCGCAGTAATAGGCAGCTATCACGTCCTCCATGAAGGGGACATGACGCGCCGCGCGCTTGGCGGTGTGCCAGAATTTGTCGCGGACGCGCTTCTCATCGCCGCGCAAACCGTTGGTGTCGAAATTTCCCGCCTTGGCCATTCCGTTACTCCTGTCGCCCGGAATGTGGGAAAGCGTGAAGGGCTGCGCAAGAGATAGGGGTCAAAAACCGGCAAAACCGTCCATCTTGCCGGCCAGCTCGAAGTCGAGGCGGCTGAGGCCGTCGGCATCATGCGTGGTCAGCGTCACGTCGACGGTCTTGTAGACATTCGACCATTCGGGGTGATGGTCCATGGTCTCGGCGGCAAGGGC
Protein-coding regions in this window:
- a CDS encoding YkvA family protein: MAKAGNFDTNGLRGDEKRVRDKFWHTAKRAARHVPFMEDVIAAYYCALDSKTPLRAKGILLGALAYFVLPTDAIPDIIFGLGFTDDIAVLSAAIAAVRAHITPAHRLAAKEALEELD
- a CDS encoding 4a-hydroxytetrahydrobiopterin dehydratase, whose translation is MARQKLDRDAVDKALAGVKGWSLDREGAAISKKFVFADFSEAFAFMTRAALAAETMDHHPEWSNVYKTVDVTLTTHDADGLSRLDFELAGKMDGFAGF